Genomic window (Paenibacillus sp. 37):
GGGCTGAATGCATCCGTGGATCTGCTCGTGTGTGATAAACCGTCTGCACGTGTTGTGCAGCGGGCACAGGATGCAGGCGTGGATTGTCATCTGTTTACTCCGAAAAATTATGCTTCCCGTGAAGCTTATGAGGCAGAGATCGTGGAAGTGCTTGAATCCAAAAAGATCGACTTGGTCGTTCTTGCGGGATATATGAGATTGCTGACTTCGGTTGTGGTGGATCGTTACGCTGGGCGGTTGATTAACATTCATCCGTCCTTGCTGCCGGCATTTGCAGGCAAGGATGCGATTGGACAGGCTATCGAATACGGTGTGAAA
Coding sequences:
- the purN gene encoding phosphoribosylglycinamide formyltransferase; the protein is MANYRIAVFASGEGTNFQSLVDAVRNGGLNASVDLLVCDKPSARVVQRAQDAGVDCHLFTPKNYASREAYEAEIVEVLESKKIDLVVLAGYMRLLTSVVVDRYAGRLINIHPSLLPAFAGKDAIGQAIEYGVKVTGVTVHFVDGGMDTGPIIAQHPVPILPKDTPESISRSIHAAEQQLYPEVVSWFAQGLVQLNGRHVTVNKPV